DNA sequence from the Pseudocalidococcus azoricus BACA0444 genome:
CCCCTACCGGATGCCCGGTGAACCTTACACCCAATGGATTGACATTTACAACCGCCTCTATCGGGAACGGATTATTTTTTTGGGGCGGGAAGTAGATGATGAAATTGCTAACCAAATTGTGGCAGTAATGCTTTACCTTGACTCAGAAGACCCAGGCAAAGACATCATGCTCTACATCAATTCCCCTGGGGGATCGGTCACGGCTGGGATGGCGATTTATGACACGATGCAGCATATCAAATCCGATGTAGTGACCATCTGCGTTGGCCTGGCCGCTTCGATGGGTTCTTTTCTCTTGGCAGCAGGCACAAAGGGTAAACGCCTCGCTCTGCCTCACTCCCGGATTATGATCCATCAACCCTCCGGTGGCACTCGTGGGCAAGCAACGGATATTGAAATTGAAGCGCGGGAAATTCTGCGGATTCGTCGCCAACTGAATAATCTTTATGTCCATCACACAGGGCAAGTGCTTGAAAAAATTGAAAAAGATATGGATCGGGATTATTTTATGTCGGCCCAAGAAGCCAAAGACTATGGCCTGATTGATCGGGTCATTGAAGATCGGCCTGCTTAATCATCAGCTAATTGTTAGTAATTCCCATAACCTTTGAATGTAGTTCCTCGTGGTGTCCCGCATAAATTAGGGTGTGCATGGCTGCCAGGGCTAGTTGGGTCTTACCCCAGGCCAAGTTCTTAAATTCTGTCCAGGCCAGCATAAAGCTATTCAAAATCACGGTTGGATTATCAAGACGAGCTTTAATTTCCTTGATTTGCTAATGATGATGCATTGAACCAGAATTTTTTGCTGTACCAAACCATTTATTGAGCCAGGCCTGCATTTGGTTGATTTCAATGGACTGGGTAGTGATGACGGATTTTGCGAACGCACCGACAGGTTGATGTTTCACCAGGCCCCTGTTTAATAACTGCTCAGACATCATCACTGCGCCGTGGTGGTGCATAATCATATCTTCTAAAAAAGTT
Encoded proteins:
- a CDS encoding ATP-dependent Clp protease proteolytic subunit, producing the protein MPIGVPKVPYRMPGEPYTQWIDIYNRLYRERIIFLGREVDDEIANQIVAVMLYLDSEDPGKDIMLYINSPGGSVTAGMAIYDTMQHIKSDVVTICVGLAASMGSFLLAAGTKGKRLALPHSRIMIHQPSGGTRGQATDIEIEAREILRIRRQLNNLYVHHTGQVLEKIEKDMDRDYFMSAQEAKDYGLIDRVIEDRPA